A region of Candidatus Bathyarchaeota archaeon DNA encodes the following proteins:
- a CDS encoding prepilin peptidase gives MEEILSWTRIIIALIFLAYASWSDWKTREISNNVWIAFAPIALLLSVAQFLFFSPSDTLQLIINYGISVAITSVFSIALFYVGAFGGADAKALICIALAIPRIPGLVEPVSGFVSPIFPITVFSNGVIIAAFSVFYALLRNLIWRQKTGQKLFQGYEDESFGRKALALLCGYKVSIADLEKSFFYPLEDIQKTQQGEITKRLLLFPKDENREEIVERIIKARDEGKIQNMVWATPGLPMLIFITIGLILALTVGDIVWIVLHFALV, from the coding sequence ATGGAAGAGATACTATCTTGGACGCGCATCATCATTGCTTTAATTTTCTTAGCTTATGCCTCTTGGAGCGACTGGAAAACACGTGAAATAAGCAACAACGTATGGATAGCTTTTGCACCTATTGCCCTCTTGCTGAGTGTTGCTCAGTTCCTGTTTTTCTCACCTAGCGACACACTTCAGCTAATAATTAACTACGGCATATCCGTCGCGATTACCTCCGTCTTCTCAATAGCCCTCTTTTACGTAGGAGCATTCGGCGGAGCAGATGCAAAAGCACTCATATGTATAGCCTTGGCGATTCCGCGGATCCCAGGCTTGGTTGAACCAGTATCAGGTTTTGTCTCTCCAATTTTTCCCATCACTGTATTCAGCAACGGCGTAATCATAGCCGCCTTCAGCGTATTCTATGCGCTTCTTCGCAACCTCATTTGGAGACAAAAAACTGGACAGAAACTCTTTCAGGGATACGAAGATGAATCGTTCGGACGCAAAGCACTAGCACTATTATGTGGATATAAGGTTTCAATTGCAGACTTGGAGAAATCGTTCTTTTATCCCCTTGAAGATATTCAGAAAACACAACAAGGAGAGATAACGAAACGATTGCTGTTATTTCCAAAAGATGAGAACCGAGAAGAGATTGTTGAAAGAATCATCAAAGCCCGAGATGAAGGAAAAATACAAAACATGGTTTGGGCTACACCTGGCTTGCCAATGTTAATCTTCATTACAATAGGCTTAATTCTAGCACTTACAGTCGGCGACATTGTCTGGATAGTTTTGCATTTCGCATTGGTGTGA
- a CDS encoding type II secretion system F family protein, which yields MPLLSTLEGLSFRFFGRIAPVFLKNVFEFEGYLKRANMRIYAETYVSLMFFVASLTLPVSIVAIVLLYFFQFMPLIFLVPTPLFVMIAFMLTPMSKASERSQRLEREMPFAATYVAVMASGGIPPYTSFKRLAEADLMPAMSQEAKNLIRDVEIFGVDPLTAMQNSAKANPLDIYREFVGGYASTVIIGGDITSFLETKSRELFMTRAARVRAAAERLGMLLESFIIIMVLMSLCFYILFSVEAIYSTGMSSYSGIILYTYVFTPLLSFVFIYLAHGMQPKSPITDWRPYKIYGICGVIAAGVFMLLTNFLDIMPVPFLAPLTNIVDLPTAVSIALVITTGPPAIVHERLSAEKMSTEKGVTLFLQDLTETRKTGLAPEKCIETLSNREYGSFSKHLRKITAELSWGIPIRKVFMDFVNRTKSWATQIVMFLLVETIDVGGGTIAMIESLARFTTTTQQVEKEKRMSVKPYIMMPYFASLMLVATTVMMLTFTTQTVGLAGPEATTTVDIDALMLIFSTSVIIHSYLIGLVGGKISEESVAAGFKHATLLTIIAIVTSKVAPSLISFTGG from the coding sequence TTGCCATTGCTAAGCACTCTTGAAGGGCTTTCGTTCCGCTTTTTCGGAAGGATAGCGCCGGTCTTCCTAAAGAACGTCTTCGAGTTTGAAGGCTATCTTAAAAGAGCAAATATGAGGATATATGCTGAGACATATGTATCTCTAATGTTTTTTGTGGCCTCTCTGACACTTCCAGTAAGTATAGTTGCTATTGTGCTTCTCTACTTCTTCCAATTCATGCCTCTAATCTTCCTAGTGCCTACTCCTCTATTTGTAATGATTGCCTTCATGCTCACCCCTATGTCCAAGGCCAGTGAACGATCTCAACGGTTGGAAAGAGAAATGCCATTTGCCGCAACTTACGTGGCTGTCATGGCATCAGGGGGAATTCCTCCATATACAAGCTTCAAACGACTAGCAGAAGCAGACTTGATGCCTGCGATGAGCCAAGAAGCAAAAAACTTGATCAGAGATGTAGAGATTTTTGGCGTAGATCCTTTAACTGCTATGCAAAACTCTGCAAAAGCAAATCCATTAGACATTTATCGGGAGTTTGTTGGAGGATATGCTTCTACAGTTATCATAGGTGGAGACATTACTAGTTTCCTTGAAACAAAGTCTAGAGAGCTCTTTATGACAAGAGCTGCAAGAGTACGAGCGGCTGCAGAGCGGCTTGGCATGCTTTTAGAGTCATTCATTATCATTATGGTCCTCATGTCTCTGTGCTTTTATATCTTGTTCAGCGTGGAGGCAATCTATAGTACAGGAATGTCTTCGTACTCAGGAATAATTCTGTACACGTATGTTTTCACGCCGCTACTTTCGTTTGTGTTCATCTATCTTGCACATGGTATGCAGCCGAAATCTCCGATTACGGATTGGAGACCCTACAAGATCTATGGGATCTGTGGGGTGATTGCTGCAGGAGTTTTTATGCTTCTCACTAACTTCTTGGATATTATGCCTGTTCCGTTTCTTGCGCCATTAACAAACATTGTCGATCTTCCAACGGCGGTTTCAATAGCTTTGGTGATTACAACTGGACCACCTGCCATTGTCCATGAGAGGCTTTCTGCAGAAAAAATGAGCACCGAGAAGGGAGTTACTCTTTTTCTTCAAGACCTTACAGAAACTAGGAAGACTGGTCTTGCCCCGGAAAAATGTATTGAAACTCTTTCTAATCGGGAATATGGAAGTTTCAGCAAGCATTTAAGGAAAATAACAGCTGAGCTTTCTTGGGGTATCCCGATAAGGAAAGTTTTCATGGATTTTGTCAATCGAACAAAGAGTTGGGCGACGCAGATTGTTATGTTTCTTTTGGTGGAGACTATTGATGTTGGCGGTGGCACTATCGCGATGATTGAGTCGCTTGCGAGATTTACCACTACGACGCAGCAGGTGGAAAAAGAGAAGAGGATGTCAGTTAAACCTTACATAATGATGCCTTACTTTGCGTCTCTCATGTTGGTGGCTACAACTGTTATGATGCTCACTTTTACAACACAAACAGTTGGCCTTGCAGGTCCTGAGGCGACGACTACGGTAGATATAGATGCATTAATGCTTATTTTTTCCACTTCTGTCATAATTCATAGCTATTTAATTGGGCTTGTGGGAGGGAAGATAAGCGAGGAATCCGTTGCCGCAGGCTTCAAACACGCAACATTACTGACAATAATCGCTATAGTAACATCTAAGGTAGCTCCATCTTTGATTAGCTTCACTGGAGGTTAA
- a CDS encoding type II/IV secretion system ATPase subunit: protein MQMVVQKAPPKPVPRGFKIIERYPLYEPFAHVAIVQNPKTGEYKYILDELQLDPLEQNIYNRVLDVLLAEIDSPKEEIDDPRKFFATEARQIVDKYRISLGWLPDVSWYKILYHAERDLVGFGRIDPLMRDPNIEDISCDGIQRSVYIWHRKYESLETNLLFREDPELDNLVVKLVHMAGKHVSTAFPIVDASLPGKHRLAVCYRREITPFGTAFTIRKFREDPYSIIDLINLGTFSEEIAAYFWLCLENRASIMILGGTASGKTTALNALACLIKPGSKLITIEETAELNLSHENWISLISRRSYGLGKDQTGEVTLFDLVKTSMRHRPDVLIVGEIRGAEAYVLFQAMATGHGGMSTMHAEDVDSAVKRLTQKPMNIAPAYIPLLNIVLSIQRVHLEVGGETKAFRRVMEINEVANYEDYRRIFKWQPTKDDYLSSFDDSVMLPYMSERTDMDRKDLENEIEQRRKVLHWMREQNIRSYKDVAAIIAEYYARPEEFYKKVSIGEIEALAIAKHS, encoded by the coding sequence ATGCAAATGGTTGTTCAAAAAGCACCGCCAAAACCTGTCCCCAGAGGTTTCAAGATTATTGAGAGATATCCGTTGTATGAGCCTTTTGCACATGTGGCTATAGTGCAGAACCCAAAAACTGGTGAATACAAATATATACTTGACGAGTTACAGCTGGATCCGTTGGAGCAGAATATCTACAATCGTGTTTTGGATGTTTTGCTGGCTGAGATAGATTCTCCAAAAGAGGAAATTGACGATCCTAGAAAGTTTTTTGCCACAGAAGCCAGACAAATAGTCGACAAATACCGTATCAGCCTAGGTTGGTTGCCCGATGTTTCTTGGTACAAAATCCTTTATCATGCTGAGCGAGACCTTGTCGGCTTCGGAAGAATTGACCCGCTTATGCGTGATCCTAACATCGAAGACATATCATGTGACGGTATCCAAAGATCAGTTTACATATGGCACCGAAAATACGAAAGTCTCGAAACCAACCTCCTTTTCCGAGAAGATCCCGAATTGGACAACTTGGTAGTTAAGCTAGTCCACATGGCTGGAAAACATGTAAGCACTGCATTCCCTATAGTTGACGCTTCACTCCCCGGAAAACACAGACTTGCTGTATGTTATCGACGCGAAATCACACCTTTTGGCACAGCTTTCACTATACGGAAATTCAGAGAAGACCCATATTCTATCATTGACTTAATTAACCTTGGAACCTTCTCTGAAGAGATAGCTGCATATTTCTGGTTATGTCTAGAAAATAGAGCATCAATCATGATTTTGGGCGGAACAGCATCCGGGAAAACAACAGCATTGAATGCTCTTGCCTGCCTCATTAAACCTGGTAGCAAACTAATCACAATTGAGGAAACCGCTGAGCTGAATCTTTCTCATGAGAACTGGATTTCGTTGATTTCAAGAAGGAGTTATGGGCTTGGTAAAGACCAGACAGGTGAAGTGACACTTTTTGATCTTGTAAAAACTTCGATGAGACATAGGCCAGACGTTCTCATAGTAGGGGAGATTCGAGGCGCAGAAGCCTATGTCCTATTTCAGGCAATGGCAACAGGTCACGGTGGCATGAGCACAATGCACGCTGAAGACGTTGATTCTGCGGTTAAGCGTCTCACCCAGAAACCTATGAATATTGCACCTGCATACATTCCGCTCTTGAACATTGTGTTGTCTATTCAAAGGGTTCACTTAGAAGTAGGGGGGGAAACGAAAGCATTTAGACGTGTGATGGAAATAAATGAAGTTGCTAACTACGAGGATTATCGAAGGATTTTCAAATGGCAACCTACGAAAGACGATTACCTATCTTCATTTGACGATAGCGTTATGTTGCCTTACATGTCTGAACGCACCGACATGGACAGAAAAGATTTGGAAAATGAGATTGAGCAACGTAGAAAAGTGTTGCATTGGATGAGAGAACAAAACATTCGCAGCTACAAAGATGTTGCAGCAATTATTGCAGAATATTATGCTAGACCCGAAGAGTTTTACAAAAAAGTTTCAATAGGAGAAATAGAAGCACTTGCCATTGCTAAGCACTCTTGA
- a CDS encoding electron transfer flavoprotein subunit alpha/FixB family protein, whose protein sequence is MKEIFVLSEHRQGQIRDITFEMLAKGKELAEKTNTELSVVLFGKDVKEQAKTLSEYAKKVLLVEDAKLENFNSETYQKILSNLIRERKPLLTLIGHTSFGMDLAPCLAVSLDVPLATDCIGLKFKNETLTVTRQMYGGKVNVNAVLRKAENYIVTVRQAAFPVGKKTSANGEIIEVPSPISEEIAEKRFIKYVLPPPGGVDITVADVLIGIGRGIKDESDIPPIEELAKTLGAVLACSRPIVDKGWLPNDRQVGSSGKTVKPKLYIALGISGAFQHVLGMKNSDLIIAVNKDPHAPIFGVADYGVVEDLFKVVSPLKSKVNELKGKR, encoded by the coding sequence ATGAAAGAAATTTTTGTTCTAAGCGAACATAGACAAGGACAGATCAGAGACATAACCTTTGAAATGTTAGCCAAAGGTAAGGAATTGGCTGAGAAAACAAACACAGAACTATCAGTAGTGCTATTCGGGAAAGACGTCAAAGAACAAGCAAAAACTCTTTCAGAATACGCAAAAAAGGTTCTGTTGGTTGAAGATGCAAAGTTGGAGAATTTTAACTCAGAAACCTATCAGAAGATACTGTCCAATTTAATAAGAGAACGCAAGCCATTATTAACCTTAATTGGGCACACCTCTTTTGGTATGGATTTGGCGCCATGCCTCGCTGTTTCGTTGGATGTACCCTTAGCAACGGACTGCATAGGCCTAAAATTTAAAAATGAGACATTAACTGTGACGCGTCAGATGTATGGTGGCAAGGTAAATGTCAATGCAGTGCTTCGTAAAGCAGAAAATTACATCGTGACTGTTCGACAAGCAGCTTTCCCAGTTGGAAAGAAGACTTCTGCAAATGGAGAAATTATTGAAGTTCCTTCTCCTATTTCTGAGGAAATAGCGGAAAAACGCTTTATCAAATATGTTTTGCCTCCTCCCGGCGGCGTAGATATAACAGTTGCGGATGTGCTCATAGGAATTGGGCGCGGGATAAAAGACGAAAGTGATATTCCTCCAATAGAAGAACTGGCAAAAACCCTTGGAGCTGTGTTAGCCTGTTCACGTCCCATCGTAGATAAAGGATGGCTTCCTAACGACCGTCAAGTTGGCAGTTCTGGAAAGACTGTTAAACCGAAACTTTACATAGCCCTCGGAATAAGCGGCGCCTTCCAACATGTCCTCGGGATGAAAAACTCGGATCTAATCATCGCAGTAAACAAGGATCCACACGCACCTATCTTCGGTGTAGCTGACTATGGTGTCGTGGAAGACCTCTTCAAAGTAGTTTCGCCCCTAAAAAGCAAAGTAAATGAACTGAAAGGAAAAAGGTAA
- a CDS encoding electron transfer flavoprotein subunit beta/FixA family protein, with product MDIIVCVKHVPETAEAEIKIDSAGKTIEKSGLVFDINEWDDYALEEAVQVKEKIGGTVTAITVGSEDADSTLRKCLARGADKAVRLTDPKFEGSDGYAIAKILHKIIKDLPFNMIFTGAQAGDDGYAIVGPTLAELLGIPHATMVKKIELNGDIAKVNRELEGGLEEIIEIKLPAVLTIQTGINEPRYVSIMGIRKAMQKEIKVFSLAEVGLSENEVGEAGSWTKIENMYVPPVEKQAEFLKGSPEEVAARIAEILKARGLV from the coding sequence ATGGATATAATCGTTTGTGTGAAACACGTTCCGGAAACGGCGGAAGCAGAGATAAAAATTGACTCTGCAGGAAAAACCATAGAAAAAAGTGGTCTAGTTTTTGACATTAATGAATGGGATGATTACGCTCTAGAGGAAGCAGTGCAAGTAAAAGAAAAAATCGGAGGCACCGTTACCGCCATAACAGTGGGCTCTGAGGATGCTGACAGCACTTTAAGGAAGTGTTTAGCCCGTGGCGCAGACAAGGCTGTAAGGCTTACCGACCCGAAGTTCGAAGGCTCTGACGGCTACGCCATCGCCAAAATTCTCCATAAGATCATTAAAGATTTGCCTTTCAACATGATATTTACGGGAGCACAAGCAGGTGACGATGGTTATGCAATAGTGGGGCCAACACTTGCAGAACTTCTCGGAATCCCCCACGCCACCATGGTTAAGAAAATCGAATTGAACGGCGACATCGCCAAGGTCAACCGTGAATTGGAAGGTGGCTTAGAAGAAATTATCGAAATAAAGCTACCAGCTGTGCTTACAATCCAAACAGGAATTAATGAACCTCGCTATGTCTCCATTATGGGAATAAGAAAAGCAATGCAGAAGGAGATAAAAGTCTTCAGCTTGGCTGAAGTTGGTCTAAGCGAAAATGAGGTTGGGGAAGCTGGTTCATGGACAAAGATAGAAAATATGTACGTGCCACCTGTAGAGAAACAAGCAGAATTCCTAAAAGGGAGCCCAGAAGAAGTTGCTGCGAGAATTGCCGAAATCCTAAAAGCAAGGGGGTTAGTATAG
- a CDS encoding 4Fe-4S binding protein codes for MEKAPTRIGIFVCECGGNIGDVVDVKVVLEAVKDWKGVVAAKYQKYLCSKPSQEVIVEAIKKKDLDRVVIASCTPRMHLATFQSVLERAGLNPYMLEFVNIREQASWVHGPQSSEAATKKAISLIRGSYERSLELEPLESISEKCSREILVVGGGIAGITAALELGYLGFKVHVVERKSSIGGNMAKLTKVFPTLDCAQCILTPRMAEVGRNRNVNLLTYAEVKDISGRPGNYEVGVFMKPRGVDIETCRSCGVCAKVCPVTVSDKFNEGISQRKAAYIEFPQAVPSAYVIDFDACTKCLKCEQLCPAKAINLEDKGKTIELKVGAIIMATGYELYDANMLRNYGYDIYKDVISMMDLERLTSASGPTGGYVKRANGDDVRRIAIVLCAGSRDKNHIPYCSRICCMYALKQAFVLRKMLGIDVHVYYIDIRATGKGYEELYWRDEEAGVLFTKGRVAEIWKNKNGKLVVLAEDTLMGEVTEREYDMVALATPMVPPVGLGELAGKMKLSLGENGFIQEKHPKLDPVDSLKTGIFACGCALSPKDVRDTVSDALAASAKASLFLKGERITTSPEKAFVITALCNGCGLCVQVCPVNAIIMEAKKAKINPFMCTGCGACIPVCPKEAIDFKNSTNRQIVANLRGVLMDKEPDEVRIVAFVDKNVGYTGMDFLGLDRVNYPENIRILAVPSTAILGLKHLLYAFALGADGILVIEGQEDIDEHFTKKRMIEMNRSLAEFEIKGMRVRYSYVPLPVYKKAADLFTRFSERIKKFGPFSMEKRNKLKEKLGI; via the coding sequence ATGGAGAAGGCGCCAACGAGAATAGGGATTTTTGTTTGCGAGTGCGGCGGAAACATAGGGGACGTTGTGGATGTGAAAGTTGTTTTAGAAGCAGTTAAGGATTGGAAAGGAGTTGTTGCTGCAAAATACCAAAAATATCTTTGTTCAAAGCCATCCCAGGAAGTGATAGTTGAAGCTATAAAAAAGAAAGACTTAGACCGCGTTGTAATCGCTAGTTGCACTCCAAGAATGCACCTTGCAACCTTTCAAAGCGTACTCGAGCGAGCTGGATTGAACCCCTATATGCTTGAATTCGTAAACATCCGAGAACAAGCCTCGTGGGTTCATGGTCCCCAATCCTCTGAAGCAGCCACAAAGAAAGCTATAAGCCTAATAAGGGGCAGCTATGAGCGAAGCTTGGAACTTGAGCCCTTAGAGAGCATAAGTGAAAAATGTTCAAGAGAAATTTTGGTCGTTGGTGGGGGGATAGCTGGCATTACTGCGGCTCTAGAGCTTGGCTATTTGGGTTTTAAGGTTCATGTTGTAGAAAGAAAGTCAAGCATAGGCGGGAACATGGCTAAATTAACTAAAGTTTTTCCAACGTTAGACTGTGCCCAGTGTATACTCACGCCGAGAATGGCTGAGGTTGGGCGAAACCGAAACGTGAATCTGCTTACATATGCTGAAGTTAAGGATATAAGTGGACGTCCAGGCAACTATGAAGTGGGGGTTTTCATGAAGCCCCGCGGCGTGGATATCGAGACTTGTAGGAGTTGCGGTGTGTGCGCTAAAGTTTGTCCAGTTACAGTGTCCGACAAGTTCAACGAAGGCATATCCCAGAGGAAAGCAGCATACATAGAGTTCCCTCAAGCAGTGCCCTCAGCTTACGTAATAGATTTTGACGCATGTACAAAATGCTTAAAATGTGAGCAGCTTTGTCCAGCCAAAGCCATAAATTTGGAAGACAAGGGAAAAACAATCGAGCTGAAAGTGGGCGCCATAATTATGGCTACTGGTTACGAGCTCTATGACGCGAACATGCTTAGGAATTACGGATATGACATTTACAAAGATGTCATCAGTATGATGGATTTGGAAAGGTTAACTTCTGCCTCTGGACCAACAGGAGGTTATGTAAAAAGGGCGAACGGCGACGACGTTAGAAGGATAGCGATTGTGCTTTGTGCAGGCTCCAGAGACAAGAATCATATTCCATATTGCAGCCGGATATGTTGCATGTATGCATTAAAGCAAGCTTTCGTTCTTAGGAAAATGCTTGGAATCGATGTTCATGTTTATTATATTGACATTAGAGCTACTGGCAAAGGTTATGAAGAACTTTATTGGCGAGATGAGGAAGCTGGAGTTTTATTCACTAAAGGTAGAGTGGCTGAAATCTGGAAGAACAAAAATGGCAAACTTGTTGTTTTAGCGGAAGATACTTTGATGGGCGAGGTTACAGAAAGAGAGTACGACATGGTTGCTCTGGCCACGCCCATGGTTCCACCAGTGGGACTTGGAGAGCTCGCTGGCAAAATGAAACTTTCCTTAGGAGAAAATGGCTTCATACAAGAAAAACACCCGAAGCTCGATCCTGTAGACTCGCTTAAAACTGGAATATTTGCGTGTGGATGCGCCCTAAGCCCGAAAGATGTTCGCGACACAGTTTCCGACGCATTAGCAGCATCTGCCAAGGCTTCTCTTTTCCTGAAAGGAGAACGCATCACGACAAGCCCAGAAAAGGCCTTTGTAATTACAGCCTTATGCAACGGCTGCGGCCTTTGCGTTCAAGTTTGCCCAGTCAACGCCATAATTATGGAAGCCAAAAAAGCCAAAATTAACCCGTTCATGTGTACTGGCTGCGGTGCATGCATTCCCGTTTGCCCAAAGGAAGCCATAGACTTTAAGAATTCAACAAATAGGCAGATCGTAGCTAATCTGCGAGGAGTTCTCATGGACAAGGAACCTGACGAGGTTAGGATTGTTGCTTTTGTAGACAAAAATGTTGGATATACTGGCATGGACTTTCTAGGCCTTGATCGTGTCAATTATCCCGAAAACATTCGAATATTAGCGGTTCCTTCCACCGCCATCTTAGGTTTGAAACATCTGCTTTATGCGTTTGCCCTCGGAGCGGATGGAATATTGGTGATTGAGGGACAAGAAGACATCGATGAGCATTTTACCAAGAAGAGGATGATTGAAATGAACCGTTCCCTTGCAGAATTTGAAATAAAAGGCATGAGAGTCCGCTACAGCTATGTCCCCCTACCCGTATACAAAAAGGCTGCAGACTTGTTCACAAGGTTTTCAGAAAGAATTAAGAAATTCGGGCCCTTCTCCATGGAGAAACGTAATAAGCTCAAAGAGAAGCTAGGCATCTAG
- a CDS encoding (Fe-S)-binding protein has product MNVQELVQKHKLLECIHCGICTGSCPVSRKANLNVRKYMREISIGGKLTIHSQNELWSCTTCATCGIRCPKEINPYEFLIDIRSLAVEQGQIATTLRDALESTFKNGNPWARIRSKRSEWAQELDIKHVSQGAEFLYFVGCTPAYDPRVQKVARNLVKCFEKAGVNFGTLGDEENCCGSEVYGMGEKGLFELLIEENVKLFKKYDVKHLVTSCPHSYNAFKNRYGETSFEVLHHTQLLADLIDKGNLTFSREINKTVIYHDPCFLGKQNGVYDEPRRAIENIPGVKLVEFDRSRERSLCCEGGGGRMWIDIPGERLAEIRVKDAADSGAEILVVACPFCLLTFEDAVKTTGLEGKIQVLDIAELLSQAI; this is encoded by the coding sequence ATGAATGTGCAGGAGCTCGTTCAAAAACATAAGCTGCTTGAATGTATTCACTGCGGAATATGCACCGGAAGTTGCCCAGTGTCCAGAAAGGCTAATTTAAATGTTAGAAAGTACATGCGGGAAATTTCTATAGGTGGCAAGCTAACTATACACTCTCAAAACGAGTTATGGAGCTGTACGACCTGCGCTACATGTGGAATTCGCTGTCCAAAGGAAATAAATCCTTACGAATTTCTAATTGACATCCGAAGCCTTGCGGTAGAACAAGGGCAAATCGCCACAACACTCCGTGACGCGTTAGAGAGCACTTTTAAGAATGGTAATCCGTGGGCAAGAATAAGAAGCAAAAGGTCGGAGTGGGCACAAGAACTAGACATTAAACACGTCTCGCAAGGTGCAGAGTTCCTTTATTTTGTAGGCTGCACACCGGCTTATGATCCTCGAGTTCAAAAGGTGGCGAGAAACTTGGTGAAGTGCTTCGAAAAAGCAGGAGTCAACTTTGGAACATTAGGAGACGAAGAAAACTGCTGTGGAAGCGAAGTCTATGGTATGGGAGAAAAGGGCCTATTCGAACTTCTAATAGAAGAAAACGTTAAGTTATTCAAGAAGTATGATGTAAAGCACCTTGTCACAAGCTGTCCCCACTCATACAACGCCTTCAAAAACAGATATGGAGAAACAAGCTTCGAGGTTCTGCATCACACACAGTTACTTGCAGACTTAATCGACAAAGGTAATCTCACATTTTCACGAGAGATAAACAAAACAGTCATCTATCACGATCCCTGCTTCCTAGGAAAACAGAATGGCGTATACGACGAGCCCAGAAGAGCTATCGAAAACATTCCAGGCGTAAAACTTGTAGAGTTCGATCGTTCTAGGGAGCGAAGCTTGTGCTGCGAAGGCGGCGGAGGAAGAATGTGGATAGACATTCCGGGAGAACGTCTCGCCGAAATCCGCGTCAAGGACGCAGCCGACTCGGGAGCGGAGATATTAGTTGTTGCGTGTCCTTTCTGTCTCCTAACCTTTGAGGATGCCGTTAAAACAACAGGCCTGGAAGGAAAAATTCAAGTCCTAGATATAGCAGAGCTACTTTCGCAAGCCATATAA
- a CDS encoding fumarate hydratase C-terminal domain-containing protein, protein MATYKLITPISEEYVRKLKVNDVVYITGTIVTARDQAHKRALQFHKEGKQLPINLEGLAVFHCGPIVKKEGDKWNIVAAGPTTSTRMDIFEDEFIKNFKTRVIIGKGGMGKRTTDAMRKYGAIYGAFTGGAAVLAAKAIKKVKNVEWIDLGMPEALWILKTEEFGPLTVAIDSHGNNLFEDIKKKTEENRTVIYQKLGIQP, encoded by the coding sequence TTGGCAACATACAAATTAATCACCCCAATCTCCGAAGAATATGTGCGAAAATTGAAAGTCAACGATGTTGTATACATCACAGGAACTATAGTAACAGCCCGCGACCAAGCTCACAAAAGAGCCCTGCAATTCCATAAAGAAGGAAAACAACTCCCAATCAACTTAGAAGGTTTGGCAGTTTTTCACTGCGGTCCCATAGTCAAAAAGGAAGGAGACAAATGGAACATAGTGGCAGCTGGCCCCACAACTAGCACACGAATGGACATTTTCGAAGACGAATTCATCAAGAACTTCAAAACCCGCGTCATCATTGGTAAAGGAGGCATGGGTAAACGCACCACCGACGCCATGCGGAAATACGGAGCCATCTATGGAGCCTTCACGGGCGGAGCCGCAGTCCTCGCCGCAAAAGCAATAAAAAAAGTAAAAAATGTCGAATGGATCGACTTGGGCATGCCCGAAGCCCTATGGATATTAAAGACTGAAGAATTTGGTCCCCTAACAGTCGCGATAGACTCTCACGGAAACAATCTCTTCGAAGACATTAAAAAGAAAACAGAAGAAAATCGAACAGTTATCTACCAAAAACTCGGCATTCAGCCATAG
- a CDS encoding fumarate hydratase, with product MSLEQTVENVAVNLLRLAVTELPKDVKEALQKAYQEETSEAGKTQLKAILDNVALAERTRTPMCQDTGTIIFYIKAGAEVKNLDKIENALRNATKRATNEVPLRPNAVDPFKQKNTGNNTGRNIPYINWEIVPGNTLEITVLPKGGGSENVCVTGMLVPGEGIKGLKKFVIDSVIKAGSKPCPPNILGVAIGGGTDISMKMAKKALLRPLNHPNSDPEIAKLEKELLEAANQTGIGPMGLGGKFTVLGVNIDYAARHPASYPAAVAFNCWAARRATARIHPDGRVEYLTHEMR from the coding sequence TTGAGTTTAGAACAAACAGTAGAAAACGTAGCAGTTAACCTGTTACGCTTAGCAGTTACAGAATTACCAAAAGATGTTAAAGAAGCCCTCCAAAAAGCTTACCAAGAAGAAACAAGTGAAGCGGGGAAAACACAACTCAAAGCAATCCTTGACAACGTGGCGCTAGCCGAAAGAACCCGCACACCCATGTGCCAAGACACCGGCACAATAATCTTCTATATAAAAGCCGGAGCAGAAGTCAAAAATCTAGACAAAATTGAAAACGCTTTACGCAACGCCACCAAAAGAGCAACAAACGAAGTGCCCTTGAGACCAAATGCTGTAGACCCATTCAAACAGAAAAACACAGGCAACAACACAGGTAGAAACATCCCCTACATAAACTGGGAAATAGTACCCGGCAACACCCTTGAAATCACTGTGCTACCGAAAGGCGGTGGCTCAGAAAACGTCTGCGTTACAGGTATGCTAGTGCCTGGAGAAGGTATCAAAGGGCTAAAGAAATTTGTCATAGACTCCGTAATCAAAGCAGGCTCAAAACCGTGCCCCCCAAACATTTTAGGCGTGGCAATCGGAGGAGGAACAGATATCTCCATGAAAATGGCAAAAAAAGCGTTACTGCGCCCCCTTAACCACCCCAACTCAGACCCCGAAATAGCCAAACTTGAAAAAGAACTACTGGAAGCCGCAAACCAAACAGGTATAGGACCAATGGGACTAGGCGGCAAGTTCACCGTCCTAGGTGTAAACATAGACTACGCTGCAAGACACCCAGCATCCTATCCAGCGGCAGTAGCCTTCAACTGCTGGGCGGCAAGAAGGGCAACAGCGCGCATTCATCCAGATGGACGTGTTGAATACTTAACGCATGAAATGAGGTGA